The Chryseolinea soli genome contains a region encoding:
- a CDS encoding oxidoreductase yields the protein MTKVWFITGSARGLGRSLTEAVLAHGDKVAATARDPKQLNDLVEKYPGKIIALKLDVTRREEIRNAVAETIGLFGRIDVLVNNAGVGIVGATEAFTDEQVRSQLDINLYAPIEVSRAILPHMRKQRSGRILQISSVGGRVAGSGLSMYQTAKFGLGGFSEALAKEVAPLGIRVTSVEPGGFRTDWAGASMSFAPSIEGYENTVDRARSFLTSGSFVPMGDPDKAAQALIDLVDHPEPPVHLVLGSEAAGIVKSGEELRRAEFEKWLPVTVSTDADDAVNFLETEAGRTLMNLKAIDKR from the coding sequence ATGACAAAAGTTTGGTTTATCACCGGCAGCGCCCGTGGATTGGGACGCAGCCTGACAGAAGCCGTACTGGCCCACGGCGACAAAGTGGCCGCCACCGCCAGAGACCCGAAGCAATTGAACGACCTGGTCGAAAAATATCCGGGAAAGATCATCGCCCTAAAGCTGGACGTGACCAGGCGCGAAGAGATCCGCAATGCCGTAGCCGAAACCATCGGGCTTTTCGGACGGATCGATGTGCTGGTGAACAACGCCGGTGTGGGCATTGTCGGCGCCACAGAAGCGTTTACCGACGAACAGGTGCGCAGTCAACTGGATATAAATCTATACGCGCCCATCGAAGTGTCGCGTGCCATACTGCCGCACATGCGCAAGCAACGGTCGGGAAGAATTTTGCAGATCAGTTCGGTTGGCGGACGTGTGGCCGGTTCGGGATTGAGCATGTACCAGACCGCCAAGTTTGGCTTAGGAGGATTTAGCGAAGCGTTGGCCAAGGAAGTGGCGCCGCTCGGCATCCGGGTCACCAGCGTGGAACCGGGTGGCTTCCGGACGGATTGGGCTGGAGCCTCCATGAGCTTTGCTCCATCCATAGAAGGCTATGAAAATACAGTGGACCGGGCGCGTAGCTTTTTGACGAGCGGTAGCTTCGTACCCATGGGCGACCCCGACAAAGCCGCCCAAGCCTTGATCGACCTTGTCGACCATCCCGAACCTCCCGTGCACTTGGTGTTGGGAAGTGAAGCGGCCGGCATTGTAAAGTCCGGCGAGGAATTGCGCAGGGCGGAATTTGAAAAATGGCTTCCCGTAACCGTTTCCACCGATGCCGACGACGCGGTGAACTTCCTGGAAACAGAAGCTGGTAGGACATTGATGAACTTAAAGGCCATCGATAAACGTTAG
- a CDS encoding dihydrofolate reductase family protein: MRKLKLQVQISIDGYIAATKDIGNWMIWSWGPEWTWDEELRAYFKDLHASIDTVLLSKNMAEEGFVNHWANVASNPNDPQYAFAKSITDAAKVVFTKTLKKSEWPNTTLAKGNLITEVNKLKNMPGKDIIAYGGASFVSALIKANLIDEFLLFVNPTAVGEGLAIFHERRDLKLVSSQGYACGVTVMHYAAK, translated from the coding sequence ATGCGAAAATTAAAATTGCAAGTACAAATCTCCATCGACGGCTACATCGCCGCCACAAAAGATATTGGCAACTGGATGATCTGGAGCTGGGGTCCGGAATGGACCTGGGATGAGGAGCTCCGCGCCTATTTCAAAGACCTGCATGCCTCCATCGACACCGTGCTGCTCAGCAAAAACATGGCCGAAGAAGGTTTTGTCAACCATTGGGCTAATGTAGCTTCGAACCCGAATGACCCTCAATACGCTTTTGCAAAAAGCATCACCGATGCTGCCAAAGTCGTATTCACAAAAACTTTGAAAAAATCGGAATGGCCCAACACCACGTTGGCCAAAGGCAACTTGATCACCGAAGTGAACAAACTCAAGAACATGCCAGGAAAAGATATTATTGCTTATGGCGGGGCCTCCTTTGTCTCTGCGCTCATCAAAGCAAACCTCATCGACGAGTTCCTGCTCTTTGTGAACCCCACGGCCGTCGGCGAAGGGCTCGCAATCTTTCACGAGCGTCGCGATTTGAAACTGGTCAGCAGCCAAGGCTATGCCTGTGGCGTGACCGTTATGCACTATGCCGCGAAATAA
- a CDS encoding Panacea domain-containing protein, producing the protein MLGSTQSRKTKELILYIANRLSSKNNYGLTLLNKSLYFIDSISYLKRGKGISNFTYVKQTFGPTPEPRQFLFLRDTMVASGDIEITESEFFGRLQKRFVARREPEVDVFNVEEIIIIDDVLSNIEDFTGAQISEMSHEFPAWKAAADREELPLFTFLLSSKTPTESDIEWAKAAIEECIE; encoded by the coding sequence ATGTTAGGTTCAACGCAATCCCGAAAAACCAAAGAGCTTATTCTTTACATTGCCAATCGGCTTTCATCAAAGAATAACTATGGCCTCACGCTCCTGAATAAAAGCCTATACTTTATCGATAGCATATCTTATTTAAAAAGGGGAAAGGGCATTTCCAATTTCACCTATGTTAAACAAACTTTTGGCCCCACTCCCGAGCCCCGACAATTTTTGTTCCTAAGAGACACCATGGTCGCGTCGGGAGACATTGAAATAACCGAATCCGAATTCTTTGGTCGGCTTCAGAAAAGATTTGTAGCCAGAAGAGAACCAGAAGTCGACGTATTCAATGTCGAGGAGATTATTATCATCGACGACGTGCTGTCTAACATCGAAGATTTTACTGGCGCCCAAATAAGCGAGATGTCTCACGAGTTTCCGGCCTGGAAAGCAGCTGCCGACCGGGAAGAACTACCCCTCTTCACGTTTCTGTTATCTTCAAAAACCCCAACGGAAAGCGATATCGAATGGGCTAAAGCAGCGATCGAGGAGTGTATCGAATAG
- the dnaN gene encoding DNA polymerase III subunit beta — MKFIVNSAYLLKQLSNINGVITTNPVVPILENFLFELEKGGLTVTASDLQTSMITELQVESKEKGSIAVPARILLDTLKNLPEQPVTFSIDESTYSVEIISDNGRYKLSGENATDFPKVPSVSNDFTAEISTEVLARAVNNTIFATSNDELRPAMTGVYVNLGEKNTTFVATDGHRLVRYRRTDVKSENGNSIIIPRKALNLLKATLPSENTEVSLNFNMSNAYFKFGNIKMICRLIDERFPDYDNVIPTVNNIKMTIERSDLLGALKRISIYANKTTHQVRLKITGSELQISAEDLDFSNEANERLSCEHEGEDIEIGFNAKFLIEMLTNMDSDKIKLTMSAPNKAGVILPAEKDASEDILMLVMPVMLNQYV, encoded by the coding sequence ATGAAGTTTATTGTAAACTCTGCTTACCTGCTTAAGCAACTCTCCAATATTAACGGCGTGATCACCACCAACCCCGTAGTGCCGATCCTTGAAAATTTCCTTTTCGAGCTGGAGAAAGGCGGCCTGACGGTGACGGCTTCGGACTTGCAGACGTCTATGATCACCGAACTTCAGGTTGAATCCAAAGAAAAAGGCAGCATTGCCGTGCCCGCCCGCATCTTGCTGGATACCCTCAAAAACCTCCCCGAACAGCCCGTTACGTTCTCGATCGATGAGTCTACCTACAGCGTAGAGATCATCTCCGACAACGGCCGCTATAAACTTTCCGGCGAAAACGCCACCGACTTCCCCAAAGTGCCCTCCGTGTCGAACGACTTCACGGCCGAGATCAGCACCGAAGTGCTGGCGCGCGCGGTGAACAACACCATCTTTGCTACCAGCAACGACGAGCTCCGCCCCGCCATGACCGGCGTGTATGTGAACCTCGGCGAAAAGAATACAACCTTCGTAGCCACCGACGGCCACCGCCTGGTGCGCTACAGAAGAACGGATGTTAAATCCGAGAATGGCAACTCCATCATCATTCCCCGCAAGGCCTTGAACTTGTTGAAAGCCACGTTGCCATCGGAGAACACGGAAGTGAGCCTCAACTTCAACATGTCGAATGCCTACTTCAAGTTTGGCAACATCAAAATGATCTGCCGCCTCATCGACGAGCGTTTCCCGGACTACGACAACGTGATCCCTACGGTGAACAACATTAAGATGACCATCGAGCGCAGCGACCTGTTGGGTGCCTTGAAACGTATTTCCATCTACGCCAATAAGACCACGCACCAGGTGCGTTTGAAAATAACCGGCAGCGAACTGCAGATCTCCGCAGAGGATTTGGACTTCTCTAACGAAGCCAACGAACGCCTTAGCTGCGAACACGAAGGCGAAGACATCGAGATCGGCTTCAACGCCAAGTTCCTCATCGAAATGCTCACCAATATGGATTCCGACAAGATCAAACTGACCATGTCGGCCCCGAACAAAGCAGGTGTGATCCTTCCGGCAGAAAAAGACGCCAGCGAAGACATCCTCATGCTGGTGATGCCGGTGATGCTGAACCAGTACGTATAA
- a CDS encoding DUF4340 domain-containing protein: MQEKRNKRLLILLVVLVATTAATAWLTREERTFEVDKNLFKGYDLKTIDEVTLTSKTGTVQLKYNGSRWKVNDRYDADRNMIEVLLATLLQAEPKRPVAAALKDSVSALVKDRGVKIALQAGGKPVETFYSGGIQAKNQTYFSKENGEPYLVTIPGYRVYVAGIFELPEGGWRNKFVFGFNWRNFQRLETEFPSKPSDNFAVALQDRFFTVQGLSQADTTKLNNYLDAVSLLTVDEFVPATSALNSLAQTPAAMTVRVKDIGKKEYVLSLYAPRTARGPFRGLIDGQQWALIAEDKVIPIFLPRHFFGK, from the coding sequence ATGCAGGAAAAAAGAAATAAACGGCTGTTGATCCTGTTGGTGGTGCTTGTGGCGACCACCGCAGCCACCGCATGGCTGACCAGAGAAGAGCGCACGTTCGAGGTGGACAAGAATCTCTTCAAAGGCTACGACCTGAAGACCATCGATGAGGTGACGCTCACGTCTAAAACCGGCACGGTACAATTGAAATACAATGGCAGCCGCTGGAAAGTGAACGATCGCTACGATGCCGACCGCAACATGATCGAAGTGCTGCTGGCCACGCTGTTGCAAGCGGAACCCAAACGACCGGTGGCAGCAGCATTGAAAGATTCCGTGAGCGCTTTGGTGAAAGACCGGGGGGTGAAGATCGCGTTACAGGCCGGGGGAAAACCGGTGGAGACGTTTTATTCGGGTGGCATCCAAGCCAAAAATCAAACCTATTTCAGCAAGGAGAACGGCGAGCCTTACCTGGTGACCATTCCAGGCTACCGCGTTTATGTGGCGGGAATTTTTGAATTGCCCGAAGGTGGCTGGCGCAACAAGTTTGTGTTTGGCTTTAACTGGCGCAATTTCCAGCGCCTGGAAACGGAGTTCCCTTCGAAGCCTTCCGATAATTTTGCCGTGGCGTTACAAGACCGCTTTTTTACGGTCCAGGGCCTTTCGCAGGCCGATACCACGAAACTGAACAACTATCTGGACGCCGTTTCGCTTTTGACCGTCGACGAGTTTGTGCCCGCTACCAGTGCGCTGAACAGTCTTGCGCAAACGCCGGCGGCGATGACCGTGCGGGTGAAGGACATTGGCAAGAAGGAATACGTTTTGAGCCTCTATGCGCCACGTACTGCACGCGGGCCGTTCCGGGGGTTGATCGATGGGCAACAGTGGGCGTTAATCGCTGAGGATAAGGTGATTCCCATTTTCCTACCCCGCCATTTCTTTGGGAAATAG
- a CDS encoding SdpI family protein — MLPYIIAFSCLIPLGIWLRFFTPRRNFWFGYRTERTLQNEEDWKMANKLLGICSIYSGLVLTASSISAIFFPELRVEYIILMFIVFAMASIFIVEYFMDSNIHSD; from the coding sequence ATGCTACCCTACATTATCGCCTTCTCCTGCCTCATCCCCCTGGGCATCTGGCTCCGCTTCTTCACGCCCCGGCGAAATTTCTGGTTTGGCTACCGGACCGAACGAACCTTGCAAAATGAAGAGGATTGGAAAATGGCGAATAAGCTCTTGGGAATTTGCTCCATCTACTCGGGGTTGGTGCTCACGGCGTCATCCATTAGTGCTATATTCTTTCCCGAACTGCGGGTCGAGTACATTATCCTCATGTTCATTGTCTTTGCAATGGCTTCCATTTTTATTGTGGAATATTTTATGGATTCAAATATCCACTCCGACTGA
- a CDS encoding metallophosphoesterase family protein produces the protein MKIGLLSDTHNYLDPKVFSYFKDCDEVWHAGDIGDRAVIEQLEAFKPVRAVFGNVDDKVLQADYPEDMRTTIEGVKVWMTHIGGAPPNYNPRVKKFLNADPPDVFICGHSHILRIKRDPKYNNMLYVNPGAAGQHGFHLVKTIVRFEITAGKVQNMEVIELGKRGAIVA, from the coding sequence ATGAAAATCGGTCTGCTCTCGGACACACACAATTATCTCGACCCCAAGGTCTTTTCGTATTTCAAGGATTGTGATGAAGTCTGGCATGCCGGCGACATCGGCGATCGTGCGGTGATCGAGCAACTGGAGGCGTTCAAACCCGTGCGCGCCGTTTTTGGCAATGTCGACGACAAAGTTTTGCAGGCCGACTATCCCGAAGACATGCGCACCACCATCGAAGGTGTAAAAGTTTGGATGACACACATCGGCGGCGCGCCACCGAATTATAATCCACGCGTCAAGAAATTTCTAAACGCCGATCCACCCGATGTCTTCATCTGCGGCCACTCCCACATCCTGCGCATCAAACGCGACCCCAAATACAACAACATGCTTTATGTCAACCCGGGGGCTGCGGGCCAGCATGGATTTCATTTGGTGAAAACTATTGTGCGGTTTGAGATCACTGCCGGGAAAGTGCAGAACATGGAAGTGATCGAGTTGGGCAAACGCGGCGCCATCGTCGCATAA
- the gldG gene encoding gliding motility-associated ABC transporter substrate-binding protein GldG gives MVNWKSRKLGDVLWFANGVVALVLINLLVSQYFFRLDLTEEKRYSIKPQTREILNTLEDEVYVEIFLSGDLNAGFTRFQKAIQETLEEFRIYSHNKIKYRVTDPGVALSDKARQEYMADLAARGIQPTNVIDNKNGQRVEKIIFPGVVISYGGREKGVMLLKGNKAATPEEEINQSIEGIEYEVASAIHELTNEDRKRIGFVTGHGELDSVHVASLKSALREAYDVGRVRLDQSQSLQNIDVLVIAKPTSTFSTLDKFALDQYIMRGGKVMFLIDRLNASMDSASSENYFALPYDLGLDDQLFKYGVRINPDLVLDRTCGLYPIITGQVGGKPQVQLMEWPFFPLLNRYATHPVTRNLDAVVTKFVSSIDTVKASGIRKTSLMTTSPYSRKFTAPVKVSVNELRKNVRPEDFSDGDVAVGYLLEGKFTSLYKNRLLPEGASEQGFKADGVPTKLIVIGDGDLARNDINPRTRQLQALGFDPFTNQTFANRDFLMNAVTYLAEDDGLIQARNKRVTIRPLDKTKVTAERTKWQMVNLVVPILLLIAYGVFRAYWRKKKFAKF, from the coding sequence ATGGTGAACTGGAAAAGTAGAAAGCTGGGCGATGTGCTGTGGTTTGCCAACGGCGTGGTGGCATTGGTGCTGATCAACCTCCTGGTGTCGCAATATTTTTTTCGCTTGGATCTGACCGAGGAGAAACGCTACAGTATAAAACCGCAGACCAGGGAGATCCTGAACACGCTGGAAGACGAAGTGTATGTGGAGATCTTTTTGTCGGGGGATTTGAATGCGGGCTTTACGCGTTTTCAGAAAGCGATACAGGAAACATTAGAAGAGTTCCGGATCTACTCGCACAATAAAATAAAATACCGCGTCACCGATCCTGGTGTGGCGTTGAGCGACAAGGCCCGGCAGGAATACATGGCCGACCTGGCCGCCCGCGGCATACAACCCACCAATGTGATCGACAATAAGAATGGCCAGCGCGTGGAGAAGATCATTTTCCCCGGCGTGGTGATCTCCTATGGCGGACGCGAGAAGGGCGTGATGTTGTTGAAGGGAAACAAGGCGGCAACGCCGGAGGAGGAGATCAATCAGTCGATTGAAGGCATTGAGTATGAAGTGGCCAGCGCCATCCACGAGCTTACCAACGAAGATAGAAAGCGAATTGGTTTTGTGACGGGTCACGGTGAGCTGGACTCTGTGCACGTGGCCAGCCTGAAGAGCGCATTGCGTGAAGCGTATGATGTGGGACGGGTGAGACTTGATCAATCACAGTCGTTGCAAAATATAGACGTGTTGGTGATCGCCAAACCGACATCAACCTTTTCAACCCTGGATAAATTTGCGCTGGATCAATACATCATGCGGGGCGGCAAGGTGATGTTTCTCATCGACCGGCTGAACGCCAGCATGGACAGCGCTTCGAGCGAAAATTATTTTGCGTTGCCTTATGATCTGGGGCTGGATGACCAATTGTTCAAATACGGCGTTCGCATCAATCCCGATCTCGTACTGGACCGCACGTGCGGCTTGTACCCGATCATTACCGGACAAGTAGGGGGGAAACCACAGGTGCAATTGATGGAGTGGCCCTTCTTTCCGTTGTTGAACCGCTATGCGACGCATCCGGTTACACGCAACCTTGACGCGGTCGTAACGAAGTTCGTGAGCAGCATCGACACGGTGAAAGCCTCCGGCATCCGGAAAACTTCGTTGATGACCACCTCGCCCTATTCGAGAAAGTTCACCGCGCCGGTGAAAGTGAGCGTGAACGAACTGCGAAAGAATGTGAGACCGGAAGATTTCTCGGACGGCGATGTTGCCGTTGGTTATTTGCTGGAAGGAAAATTTACCTCCCTCTACAAAAACCGTTTGCTCCCCGAGGGTGCTTCGGAACAGGGATTCAAAGCCGATGGCGTGCCCACGAAACTGATAGTGATTGGCGACGGCGACCTGGCGCGCAACGACATCAACCCACGCACGCGCCAGCTCCAGGCGTTGGGATTCGACCCGTTCACAAACCAAACCTTCGCCAACCGCGACTTTCTGATGAACGCCGTGACCTACCTGGCCGAGGACGACGGCTTGATCCAGGCCCGCAACAAGCGGGTGACGATCCGGCCTTTGGATAAAACAAAAGTGACCGCGGAGCGCACAAAGTGGCAGATGGTGAACCTCGTGGTTCCCATCTTGCTTTTGATCGCCTATGGCGTTTTTCGGGCGTATTGGAGAAAGAAGAAATTTGCCAAGTTCTAG
- a CDS encoding PVC-type heme-binding CxxCH protein: MKPVFPALIFLLFSCNTDKTNSGLSPQDALKTFTLADGFTIELVAAEPMIADPVAMDVDEHGNLYVAEMHGYPLDTHGSGVIKLLTDTNGDGFPDKSTVYADSLVLPMGVMCWKKGIIVVDSPDVIYLEDTDRDGEADHKEILLTGFALSNPQHNANTPVFGLDNWIYIAHQGEVTPKVYIKEFGDIGAAIRFPQFSSAPTLPQNANGRSIRFKPDAKEIEMLSGESQYGQAFDPWGHLLGTANANHLFHEVIAARYLNRNPNLRLATSLQMLPDHGDACEVFPTTLNPEHQLLTDVGVITSSCGVTWSEGGLFPKPFDEITFIAEPVHNLVHTDKLADKGATFTASRVYERKEFLTSTDAWCRPVNFYIGPDGALYIIDYYRKIIEHPEWMSEEVAASGKLYEGSDKGRIYRVTPTGTSPLSWCGQIKLGDASTSELVKQLASHNIWWRRTAQRLLMDRHDVSAVPFLKQVIDTTKFAPAVVHALWAMEGLGATDVGYLQKALKHSVGGVRENAIKIAELHLKDMPSLENDLLPLQNDADAKVRFQLLCTLGDLNTKPSASARQNILRHDIEDEWVQVAALSATRGHELEMLEGAVKDLAGKETPGRKSFIVNCASVAALSKDENNIRKMISLATQTNAAADVWWQAAILQGVAGAGGEVEIPTAGLATSLLTSFKDPAPSERRKAEVALLCKKGIEDQTLKKKIIQAARGIAVDETKDISLREDALGILVLDADADSLLYQKVISPSTPESLQKIAVKVYAKFNATAAGKYFVAHWKTLTPALRDVAMDAFLSSSQSAVILLDAIQSKQIQPATIGWPRMVELMNNDDAEIKKRARALLANEQTDRNEIFKKYEPALSLQGDAAKGAIVFKNVCSLCHQINGANGRAFGPDLATIRNRDKQFIMADILDPNRSIADGYELWKIERTNGESLTGIISSETSTTLTVRFASGHETTVPRNEITKLEAIETSAMPRGLESAVSMEEMADLMAFIKSN; encoded by the coding sequence ATGAAACCTGTTTTCCCCGCACTCATTTTTCTCCTCTTCAGTTGCAACACCGATAAAACCAATTCAGGCCTTTCTCCCCAAGACGCGCTCAAAACCTTTACCCTGGCCGACGGCTTCACGATCGAACTTGTCGCCGCCGAACCCATGATTGCCGACCCCGTGGCGATGGACGTTGACGAACACGGCAACCTTTATGTGGCCGAGATGCATGGCTACCCGCTCGACACCCACGGCTCGGGTGTCATCAAATTGTTGACCGACACCAACGGCGACGGCTTTCCCGACAAGAGCACCGTGTATGCCGACAGTCTCGTGTTGCCCATGGGCGTGATGTGTTGGAAGAAGGGCATCATCGTGGTGGATTCTCCTGATGTGATCTACCTGGAAGATACGGATCGCGATGGAGAAGCCGATCACAAAGAAATTCTTCTGACAGGCTTTGCCTTGTCCAACCCACAACACAACGCCAACACCCCGGTATTTGGCCTCGACAATTGGATCTACATCGCCCACCAGGGAGAAGTGACACCCAAAGTGTATATAAAAGAATTTGGCGACATCGGGGCGGCCATACGGTTCCCTCAATTTTCCAGTGCGCCAACTTTGCCACAGAATGCCAACGGACGAAGCATCCGGTTCAAACCCGATGCAAAAGAAATCGAAATGCTGTCGGGCGAATCGCAATATGGACAAGCGTTTGATCCTTGGGGGCATTTGCTGGGTACCGCCAATGCCAATCATTTATTTCACGAGGTGATTGCCGCCCGTTACCTGAATCGAAACCCCAACTTGCGCCTGGCAACTTCCCTTCAAATGCTTCCCGACCACGGCGACGCCTGCGAAGTTTTTCCCACGACCTTGAATCCCGAACATCAGTTGCTCACCGATGTGGGTGTGATCACGTCGTCGTGCGGTGTCACCTGGTCTGAAGGAGGATTATTTCCCAAACCATTCGACGAGATCACCTTCATCGCCGAGCCGGTTCACAACCTGGTGCACACAGACAAGCTCGCCGACAAAGGAGCAACCTTCACAGCAAGCCGGGTGTATGAAAGAAAAGAATTTCTCACCTCCACGGATGCCTGGTGCCGGCCCGTGAATTTTTATATAGGGCCTGACGGCGCGCTCTACATCATCGACTACTACCGAAAGATCATCGAACATCCCGAATGGATGAGCGAGGAAGTGGCCGCTTCCGGGAAATTATATGAGGGGTCTGACAAAGGAAGGATCTATCGTGTGACGCCGACGGGAACATCGCCGCTTAGTTGGTGCGGTCAAATTAAATTGGGCGACGCATCGACGTCGGAATTGGTGAAACAGCTGGCGAGTCATAACATCTGGTGGCGAAGGACGGCCCAGCGGTTGTTGATGGACCGGCATGATGTGTCGGCCGTTCCTTTTTTGAAGCAAGTCATCGATACAACCAAGTTTGCTCCGGCTGTCGTTCATGCCTTGTGGGCTATGGAAGGACTTGGGGCGACCGATGTGGGTTATTTGCAAAAAGCGTTGAAGCATTCCGTTGGCGGTGTTCGTGAAAATGCCATCAAGATCGCGGAGCTTCATTTGAAAGACATGCCTTCGCTTGAAAATGATTTGCTACCGCTACAAAACGATGCGGACGCCAAGGTGAGGTTTCAACTGCTCTGCACCTTGGGGGATCTGAACACCAAACCCTCGGCGAGCGCACGTCAAAACATTTTACGTCATGACATCGAAGACGAATGGGTGCAAGTGGCCGCGCTCAGTGCGACCCGTGGTCATGAATTGGAAATGCTCGAGGGAGCTGTCAAAGATCTGGCGGGCAAAGAAACTCCGGGCAGGAAGTCCTTCATCGTGAATTGTGCATCGGTTGCCGCATTGTCTAAAGATGAAAACAACATCCGGAAAATGATTTCCCTGGCTACACAAACCAACGCCGCCGCCGATGTGTGGTGGCAAGCCGCCATCCTCCAGGGCGTGGCCGGCGCGGGAGGAGAAGTTGAAATTCCCACCGCCGGGTTGGCAACGTCGCTGTTGACATCGTTCAAAGATCCTGCACCCTCCGAACGCAGAAAAGCAGAAGTCGCACTTCTTTGCAAAAAAGGAATTGAAGATCAAACCCTGAAAAAGAAAATCATCCAGGCCGCTCGCGGCATTGCCGTGGATGAAACAAAAGACATTTCCCTCCGCGAAGATGCCCTTGGCATTTTAGTCCTGGACGCCGACGCTGATTCGCTTTTATATCAAAAGGTCATATCGCCTTCTACTCCCGAAAGTCTCCAGAAAATTGCCGTCAAGGTCTACGCAAAATTTAACGCGACAGCGGCAGGAAAGTATTTCGTTGCCCACTGGAAGACACTGACACCCGCCCTTCGCGACGTGGCGATGGACGCCTTTCTTTCCTCCTCGCAAAGCGCGGTCATTTTGTTGGATGCCATTCAAAGCAAACAAATCCAACCCGCCACGATCGGCTGGCCGCGCATGGTCGAGTTGATGAACAACGACGATGCGGAAATCAAAAAACGTGCGCGCGCATTATTGGCGAATGAACAAACGGATCGAAATGAGATCTTTAAAAAATACGAGCCCGCGCTTTCACTACAAGGCGACGCCGCGAAGGGAGCCATTGTCTTTAAAAATGTTTGTTCGCTTTGCCACCAGATCAACGGCGCAAACGGCCGCGCCTTCGGTCCGGACCTGGCCACGATCAGAAACCGCGACAAACAATTCATCATGGCCGACATCCTCGATCCCAACCGTTCCATCGCCGACGGCTACGAACTCTGGAAAATAGAACGCACCAACGGCGAATCCTTGACCGGAATTATATCTTCCGAAACATCAACGACGCTCACCGTACGCTTCGCCAGCGGGCACGAAACAACCGTTCCCCGCAACGAGATCACCAAACTTGAAGCCATCGAAACCTCCGCCATGCCCAGAGGCCTTGAGAGCGCTGTTTCGATGGAGGAGATGGCGGATCTTATGGCGTTTATCAAGAGTAATTGA
- a CDS encoding helix-turn-helix domain-containing protein — protein sequence MAEKKSTSLPHILYSCYSHKSSEGEQFVPDHIFGYTLSGSSDLYQEGKTYNFNEGDFRFLRRNQLAKYTKRPPAGGEYRSISIAIDQETLRAISMEHDLHASKPYEGENVLKLDPSPLFKNFIDSLTPYLNATSDLNKSITVLKVKEAVMLLLQTNPQLKDALFDFSTPGKVDLEAYMNEHYKFNVDLSRFAYLTGRSLATFKRDFERIFHTSPNRWLQQQRLKDAYYLIKEKGQRVSDVYLDVGFKDLSHFSFAFKKAFGVAPSKVASEPNAIPVNALAN from the coding sequence ATGGCTGAAAAAAAATCAACATCTCTCCCGCACATCCTCTATTCGTGCTACTCCCACAAAAGCAGTGAAGGCGAACAATTTGTACCCGACCATATTTTCGGCTACACTTTGTCGGGAAGCTCGGACCTGTACCAGGAAGGAAAGACTTATAACTTTAACGAAGGCGACTTCAGGTTCCTGCGACGGAACCAACTGGCCAAGTACACGAAGCGCCCACCGGCCGGCGGCGAATACCGGTCGATCTCCATCGCCATTGACCAGGAAACCCTGCGCGCCATCAGCATGGAACACGACCTGCACGCCAGCAAACCCTATGAAGGCGAGAACGTGCTGAAGCTGGACCCCAGCCCGCTTTTCAAAAACTTTATCGACTCGTTGACGCCCTATCTGAACGCCACGAGCGATCTGAACAAGAGCATCACCGTGTTGAAAGTGAAAGAAGCCGTCATGCTCCTCCTGCAAACGAATCCGCAGTTGAAAGACGCACTGTTCGACTTCTCCACGCCGGGCAAAGTGGACCTCGAAGCCTACATGAACGAACATTATAAATTCAATGTCGACCTCAGCCGGTTTGCCTATCTCACGGGCCGCAGCCTGGCTACCTTTAAGCGCGACTTCGAACGCATCTTCCACACCTCACCCAACCGTTGGCTGCAACAACAACGCCTCAAGGATGCCTATTATCTCATCAAAGAAAAAGGACAGCGCGTGAGCGACGTCTATCTCGATGTGGGCTTCAAAGATCTTTCGCACTTTTCGTTTGCGTTCAAGAAAGCCTTCGGTGTGGCACCGTCAAAGGTGGCCAGCGAACCGAACGCAATCCCCGTGAACGCATTGGCGAACTGA